From the genome of Miscanthus floridulus cultivar M001 chromosome 10, ASM1932011v1, whole genome shotgun sequence, one region includes:
- the LOC136489101 gene encoding UPF0481 protein At3g47200-like, with product MEHKYDINASSSSWVVEMEKMREDANPSVEMARWNRHSIYRVPQFIKDTTSSEAYSPRFVSLGPLHHGKPHLLPMEDHKRRAVLHMVNRSGKPLQDSVAAIDEVADELQAAYNDLDDDKWRGANKGRFVEMMVMDGCFLLEWARTAGIVIGGNFAVDYATNDPIFSVRSYIKLWATMKRDMIAMENQLPLIVLQRLLAVQSGEFPKAAEINNMVQLLLGVAPCFEEGIDELGLHFLDIFHKSYCGTPTQWKESDHEFEPRTPCVVELSEAGIQLKKSRTDSIHDVDFKKGVLSMPLFTLHDDTEIYLLNLMAFERLHPDSNLYVASYISFVDKIIESERDVALLRSQGLFANMIGSDKNVVKMFNTLTKLAPVPLRGSKLGYVNWKVNSHCKKRRNRWRASFMNTYLSNPWVFTSMVAAFILLVAALLPTVYTAVPFYTRKG from the exons ATGGAGCACAAGTATGACATCAACGCATCAAGTTCTAGCTGGGTGGTGGAGATGGAGAAGATGCGCGAAGACGCCAACCCCTCGGTGGAGATGGCGCGGTGGAATCGGCACTCTATCTATCGAGTGCCGCAGTTTATCAAGGACACGACCAGTAGCGAGGCTTACAGTCCGCGGTTCGTGTCACTGGGCCCCTTACACCATGGCAAGCCCCATCTCCTGCCCATGGAGGACCACAAACGCCGGGCGGTGCTGCACATGGTTAACCGGTCTGGGAAGCCTCTACAGGACTCTGTAGCAGCCATCGATGAAGTTGCAGATGAGCTACAGGCTGCCTACAATGACCTGGATGATGACAAATGGCGTGGAGCAAACAAGGGTCGCTTCGTGGAGATGATGGTTATGGACGGCTGCTTCTTGTTGGAGTGGGCAAGGACAGCAGGAATCGTAATAGGCGGAAATTTTGCTGTTGATTATGCAACCAACGACCCCATTTTCAGTGTTAGAAGCTATATAAAATTGTGGGCAACCATGAAGAGAGACATGATCGCTATGGAAAACCAACTACCTCTTATCGTTCTGCAAAGGCTTTTAGCTGTTCAGAGTGGCGAATTCCCG AAAGCTGCTGAGATCAACAATATGGTGCAACTTCTTTTGGGAGTAGCCCCATGCTTTGAGGAAGGCATTGACGAGCTAGGGCTCCACTTCCTAGACATTTTCCACAAAAGCTACTGTGGCACCCCGACGCAATGGAAAGAATCCGATCATGAATTTGAGCCTCGCACGCCATGTGTGGTTGAGCTGAGCGAGGCAGGGATCCAGTTGAAGAAGAGCCGCACTGACAGCATCCATGATGTTGACTTCAAAAAGGGTGTGCTGAGCATGCCGCTCTTCACGCTGCATGACGACACGGAGATATATCTCCTCAACCTGATGGCATTTGAGCGGCTGCACCCTGATTCCAATTTGTACGTGGCGTCGTACATATCCTTTGTCGATAAAATCATCGAGTCAGAAAGAGATGTGGCACTTCTAAGATCCCAAGGGCTCTTTGCAAACATGATAGGCAGCGACAAGAATGTGGTTAAGATGTTCAACACCCTCACAAAGTTAGCACCGGTACCACTGAGAGGCAGCAAGCTAGGCTATGTGAATTGGAAGGTAAACAGCCACTGCAAGAAGCGACGGAACAGGTGGCGAGCCAGCTTCATGAACACTTATCTAAGCAACCCTTGGGTGTTCACCTCCATGGTGGCTGCCTTCATCTTACTCGTCGCCGCCCTCCTGCCGACCGTCTACACGGCTGTCCCGTTCTACACCAGAAAGGGCTAA
- the LOC136489102 gene encoding uncharacterized protein — protein sequence MWDEFRKEPFTLQAMIFVTINDYPALFSLSGQFKRKVGCVECLDETSHVYLAASNKLVYMRHRRFLPRGHKYRLKRMDKYFDNRDEAKYVAPSGRSAGKRVFQIVSKVTFVFGKKTKDGKKRKDVKASEGDTFNKMSMFFKYLPYWKDLDIRYAIDGMHVQKNVFTSLIGILLDVKGKTKEGLNSHLDLVNLGIKKEFRPIPQPNGKYLLSAASYNLNPEEKHEICVWLKTLKEFTVETLSQLEMCFPSSFFDIMVHLVVHLVGQIEALDPMYLHEMWTYEHFMSILNGYVSNHAHPEGSMIEAYTTEEAIEFGGPLCNKCLKDQIAIGLPLSRHEDRLYGKGQMGWKPFIPLDYNTVLEAHHNILHQLSIMEPLIEQHMNELHEQNNGHIEDLVMKEHKLMFTTWLQDKNILDEKTMEEQTIKKLASGPSCQITTW from the exons ATGTGGGATGAGTTTCGCAAGGAGCCATTCACACTACAAGCAATGATTTTTGTTACCATAAATGATTACCCAGCTCTCTTTTCATTATCGGGGCAGTTCAAAAGAAAGGTTGGTTGTGTAGAATGCCTTGACGAAACCTCACACGTGTACCTTGCTGCATCTAACAAGCTAGTGTACATGAGGCACAGACGCTTCTTACCGAGAGGACACAAGTACCGCTTGAAGAGGATGGACAAGTACTTCGACAATAGGGATGAAGCAAAATATGTTGCTCCATCAGGTAGAAGTGCAGGTAAAAGAGTGTTCCAAATagtcagcaaagtcacatttgttTTCGGGAAGAAGACCaaagatggaaagaaaagaaaggatgtAAAGGCATCAGAAGGGGACACATTCAATAAGATGTCAATGTTTTTCAAGTATTTGCCATACTGGAAAGACTTAGACATACGATACGCGATCGATGGTATGCACGTCCAGAAGAATGTTTTCACTAGCTTAATTGGGATCTTGCTCGACgtaaagggcaagacaaaggaaggACTCAATTCGCATTTGGACCTAGTCAATTTAGGCATCAAAAAAGAATTTCGCCCTATACCTCAACCAAATGGGAAGTACCTGCTCTCAGCAGCAAGCTACAACCTCAACCCAGAAGAGAAACATGAGATTTGTGTGTGGCTGAAGACTTTGAAA GAATTCACCGTGGAGACATTGTCACAGTTGGAGATGTGCTTCCCTTCATCGTTCTTCGACATCATGGTACACCTGGTTGTTCACTTGGTGGGTCAAATAGAGGCATTGGATCCCATGTATTTGCATGAAATGTGGACATATGAGCATTTCATGTCAATTCTGAATGGGTATGTATCAAATCATGCTCACCCAGAGGGGTCCATGATAGAGGCCTACACTACCGAAGAGGCCATTGAGTTTGGAGGTCCATTATGCAATAAATGCCTAAAAGACCAGATTGCAATAGGTTTGCCTCTGTCCCGGCATGAGGATAGGTTGTATGGAAAAGGGCAAATGGGATGGAAGCCATTCATCCCGTTGGATTACAACACAGTCCTAGAGGCACACCACAACATCCTACATCAACTCTCGATAATGGAGCCATTGATCGAGCAACACATGAATGAGCTTCACGAACAAAACAATGGGCACATAGAAGATTTGGTCATGAAGGAGCACAAGCTTATGTTCACCACATGGCTACAGGATAAGAACATTCTAGATGAGAAAACAATGGAGGAACAAACCATCAAGAAGCTGGCATCTGGACCATCATGCCAGATCACTACATGGTAG